A DNA window from Blastocatellia bacterium contains the following coding sequences:
- the plsY gene encoding glycerol-3-phosphate 1-O-acyltransferase PlsY — translation MLLRAACVVSAYLLGSVPFGYLLIKYVFTRGEDVRRIGSGGIGATNVSRRAGWRGGLLTYALDVAKGAAAVLLMCQVEPADYLWVGAAAIAAIVGHIFPAFLKFKGGKGVATGVGVFLVLAPYAVLTTLGLWLLIVYLWRYVSLGSIIATAAVPLWVWLYYGLLLPDSPQHGHLTALIVIAIAGCALIVAKHHENISRLLAGRENKIGMRVSSSDAAAGGGRG, via the coding sequence ATGTTGCTGAGAGCCGCGTGTGTCGTCAGTGCTTACTTGCTCGGTTCCGTTCCGTTCGGCTACCTGCTGATCAAGTACGTCTTCACGCGAGGCGAAGACGTGCGCCGCATCGGTTCGGGCGGCATCGGTGCGACCAACGTTTCGCGGCGCGCCGGCTGGCGTGGCGGCCTGCTCACCTACGCGCTCGACGTCGCTAAAGGCGCGGCTGCGGTTTTGCTGATGTGCCAGGTCGAGCCCGCCGATTATCTCTGGGTCGGCGCGGCAGCCATCGCCGCCATCGTCGGCCACATCTTCCCGGCCTTTCTTAAATTCAAAGGCGGCAAAGGCGTCGCCACCGGCGTCGGCGTCTTTCTGGTGCTAGCGCCCTACGCGGTGTTGACGACGCTGGGCTTATGGCTGCTGATCGTCTACCTCTGGCGCTACGTCTCGCTCGGCTCGATCATCGCGACCGCCGCGGTGCCGCTCTGGGTGTGGTTGTATTATGGATTACTCTTGCCGGACAGCCCGCAACATGGGCATCTGACGGCGCTGATCGTCATCGCCATCGCCGGCTGCGCCTTGATCGTTGCCAAGCATCACGAGAACATCAGCCGCTTGCTAGCGGGCCGCGAAAATAAGATCGGCATGCGGGTTTCGTCGTCGGACGCGGCGGCGGGCGGAGGCCGGGGTTAA
- a CDS encoding NAD(P)H-dependent glycerol-3-phosphate dehydrogenase, whose product MSAEPVTTESQQVAVIGAGSWGTALALVAARNRHAVRLWAREPEVAHQINATHRNPYYLTDIELPENLHATDSLAEALDGAGFVLIVVPSHATRQVVEQMRSYLSVQQTLVSATKGIENVTLMRMDEVIVDVLKERFAPRFAALSGPSFAREVAGGDPTAIVAASREPQASEAVQRLLSANVFRVYTNSDVIGVELGGAVKNVVAIGSGVVRGLGMGTNTVAAIITRGLAEMTRLALAQGARVETLAGLAGLGDLVLTCTGELSRNRRVGVELGRGRKLTEIVGEMREVAEGVKTTRAIYELGKRLNIDMPITASIHALLYEDKPAIEAANELMGRPLKRE is encoded by the coding sequence ATGTCCGCCGAACCCGTGACAACGGAATCACAGCAGGTCGCCGTCATTGGCGCGGGCAGTTGGGGGACGGCGCTCGCGTTAGTCGCGGCGCGCAACCGCCACGCGGTTCGCTTGTGGGCGCGCGAACCGGAAGTCGCCCATCAGATCAACGCCACACACCGCAATCCATATTACTTGACCGATATCGAGTTGCCTGAAAACCTGCACGCCACCGATTCGCTCGCCGAAGCATTGGACGGCGCTGGCTTCGTCCTCATCGTCGTGCCTTCGCATGCGACGCGCCAGGTCGTCGAGCAGATGCGGTCTTACTTGAGCGTTCAACAAACACTCGTCAGCGCCACCAAGGGCATCGAGAACGTGACGCTGATGCGCATGGACGAAGTCATCGTTGATGTCCTTAAAGAGCGATTCGCGCCACGCTTCGCGGCGTTGTCGGGGCCGAGCTTTGCGCGCGAAGTGGCCGGCGGCGACCCGACGGCGATTGTCGCGGCGAGCCGCGAGCCGCAAGCGAGCGAAGCCGTACAGCGCCTGTTGAGCGCCAACGTCTTTCGGGTCTACACGAACTCGGATGTGATCGGCGTCGAGCTGGGCGGCGCGGTCAAGAACGTCGTGGCGATTGGCTCAGGCGTGGTGCGCGGCTTAGGGATGGGGACGAACACGGTGGCGGCCATCATCACGCGCGGGCTGGCCGAGATGACGCGGCTGGCGCTGGCGCAAGGGGCGCGGGTTGAAACCCTTGCCGGACTTGCAGGGCTCGGCGACCTGGTGTTGACCTGTACGGGCGAGCTGTCGCGCAACCGCCGCGTCGGGGTTGAGTTGGGGAGGGGCCGGAAGCTTACGGAGATCGTCGGCGAGATGCGCGAAGTCGCCGAAGGCGTGAAGACGACGCGGGCGATTTATGAGCTAGGCAAACGCTTGAATATCGATATGCCGATCACCGCCAGCATCCATGCGCTACTTTATGAAGACAAACCGGCCATTGAAGCCGCCAACGAGTTGATGGGCCGCCCGCTCAAGAGGGAATAG
- a CDS encoding YMGG-like glycine zipper-containing protein produces MSPKKLRRVICLVLATLVLMLSFDISSDAAQRRRHRNPEAGKKKAAKRIGIGAAVGAAAGGLIGGKKGAAIGAGAGAAGGTAYHVHKKRQYRRRHRR; encoded by the coding sequence ATGAGCCCCAAGAAGCTGAGAAGAGTAATCTGCCTGGTGCTGGCGACGCTAGTGTTGATGCTGTCTTTTGACATCAGCAGCGACGCGGCGCAGCGCCGGCGGCATCGCAATCCCGAAGCCGGCAAGAAGAAAGCCGCCAAGCGCATCGGCATCGGCGCGGCAGTAGGCGCAGCGGCAGGCGGATTGATCGGCGGCAAAAAAGGCGCGGCCATCGGCGCGGGCGCCGGAGCCGCCGGCGGCACCGCTTATCACGTCCACAAGAAACGCCAGTACCGCCGCCGTCATCGCCGCTAG
- a CDS encoding aminotransferase class I/II-fold pyridoxal phosphate-dependent enzyme: MSNTERVKASPYIEWAKTEAAARFNLATSGLIHYPLAELPVTLADLELSGPSFYGYAPLQQALAKKCGVDTDCVVQATGTSLANHLAMATLLEPGDEVIVEQPGYDPLLAVPRYLGATVKRLERRREDGFRVDLAELERRVSSRTRLIVLTNMHNPTGALTGEETLKQVGELARSVGARVLVDEVYLEAIFDDARPYAFQLGREFVTTSSLTKAYGLSGLRCGWILAEPELARRIWRLHDIFGGIPAHPAERLSVVALHHLDRIAARAKALLDANWRALDHFLESRRDLESFRPRFGTVVSPRLRHGQVDDLCALLREKYETSIVPGRFFEMPEHFRIGIGIPGDILREGLARLGAALDEMAKRS; the protein is encoded by the coding sequence ATGAGCAACACTGAGCGAGTCAAAGCTTCGCCGTACATCGAATGGGCCAAGACAGAGGCTGCGGCGCGCTTCAACCTGGCGACCAGCGGCCTGATTCATTACCCGCTCGCCGAGTTGCCGGTAACGCTCGCCGACCTGGAATTGAGCGGGCCAAGTTTTTATGGCTACGCGCCGTTACAACAGGCGCTCGCCAAGAAGTGCGGCGTTGACACAGACTGCGTCGTTCAGGCGACCGGCACATCGCTGGCGAATCATCTGGCGATGGCGACACTGCTAGAGCCCGGCGACGAAGTGATTGTCGAGCAGCCCGGTTATGATCCGTTGCTCGCGGTGCCGCGTTATCTCGGCGCGACCGTCAAACGACTGGAGCGGCGGCGCGAGGATGGCTTTCGCGTTGACCTCGCCGAGTTAGAGCGTCGGGTCAGCAGCCGCACACGGCTGATCGTCCTGACGAACATGCATAATCCGACCGGCGCGCTCACCGGCGAAGAAACTTTGAAGCAGGTTGGCGAGCTGGCGCGCAGCGTCGGAGCCCGCGTCCTGGTGGACGAAGTTTACCTCGAAGCGATCTTTGACGACGCGCGTCCCTACGCCTTTCAGCTCGGGCGCGAATTCGTAACCACCAGCAGTCTGACAAAGGCGTATGGCTTAAGCGGCTTGCGCTGCGGCTGGATTCTGGCCGAGCCGGAGCTGGCGCGGCGCATCTGGCGATTGCACGACATCTTCGGCGGCATTCCGGCGCACCCGGCAGAACGCTTAAGCGTCGTCGCGCTGCACCATCTTGACCGCATTGCGGCGCGGGCCAAAGCGCTGCTCGACGCCAACTGGCGCGCGCTCGATCACTTCCTCGAATCGCGCCGCGACCTCGAATCTTTTCGCCCGCGATTCGGCACCGTCGTTTCGCCGCGCTTGAGGCATGGGCAGGTGGACGACCTGTGCGCCTTGCTGCGCGAGAAGTACGAAACCTCTATCGTGCCGGGCCGCTTCTTTGAGATGCCGGAGCATTTTCGCATCGGCATCGGCATTCCCGGTGATATACTGCGGGAAGGTTTGGCGCGACTGGGCGCGGCGCTTGATGAGATGGCCAAGAGAAGCTGA
- a CDS encoding amino acid permease — MKTAHQTVADDDAPQLARRLGLFDATMIVMGGIIGSGIFINAYVVARQVHPPWLVLGAWAMGGVIALAGAFIYAELAAHRPQVGGQYAYIREAFHPLPAFLYGWTLLLVTQTGGMAAVAVTFAKYFAQLTNLPDSDRASAIIAVIALALLTLINCLGVRAGSTVQSVLMVLKIIAILALIACGLFIARTPAQPTELIYNDEWRPAAGYFTPGLDGLTLTAFGAALVPVMFAYGGWQTSCFIAGEVREPRKNMPRGLLIGVLGVIILYMLANYVYVHVLGVDQLAQTKTPASEVMRLILGERGKSLIAAGIAISTLGFLSQGMLTAPRVYFAMADDGLFFKRVAWLDPRTRVPVVAIALQGALAIVIILALAGIYAKILNYVMSVDTIFFALSAACLFVFRRRDGRASFRVPWHPLTTLVFIIAECFVAVSVVVNYPLDSVKGWAILLAGIPIYFLWRGKRDEQH; from the coding sequence TTGAAGACCGCCCACCAAACAGTTGCCGACGACGACGCGCCGCAGCTCGCGCGCCGGCTCGGACTGTTCGACGCGACGATGATCGTCATGGGCGGCATCATCGGCTCCGGCATCTTCATCAACGCTTACGTCGTCGCCCGCCAGGTGCATCCGCCGTGGCTGGTGCTGGGCGCATGGGCGATGGGCGGCGTGATTGCGCTGGCCGGCGCTTTCATCTACGCCGAGCTGGCGGCGCACCGCCCGCAAGTCGGCGGCCAGTACGCTTACATCCGCGAAGCCTTTCACCCGCTGCCGGCCTTCCTGTATGGCTGGACGCTGCTGCTGGTGACGCAGACCGGCGGCATGGCCGCGGTCGCCGTGACCTTCGCAAAATACTTTGCGCAGCTCACCAACCTGCCCGACAGTGACCGGGCGAGCGCCATCATTGCGGTCATTGCGCTGGCGCTGTTGACGCTGATTAACTGTCTCGGCGTGCGCGCCGGCAGCACTGTGCAGAGCGTCTTGATGGTTTTAAAGATCATCGCCATCCTGGCGTTGATTGCCTGCGGTCTGTTCATTGCCCGGACGCCGGCCCAGCCGACCGAGCTGATTTATAACGATGAATGGCGACCGGCGGCAGGCTATTTTACGCCGGGCCTCGACGGGCTGACGTTGACGGCTTTCGGCGCGGCGCTGGTGCCGGTGATGTTCGCTTATGGCGGCTGGCAGACGTCGTGCTTCATCGCCGGCGAAGTGCGCGAGCCGCGCAAGAACATGCCGCGCGGCCTGTTGATCGGTGTGCTGGGCGTTATCATCCTCTACATGCTGGCGAATTATGTCTACGTCCACGTGCTCGGCGTTGACCAGTTGGCACAGACCAAGACGCCGGCTTCGGAAGTCATGCGCTTGATCCTCGGCGAACGCGGCAAGAGCTTGATTGCCGCCGGCATTGCCATCTCGACGCTCGGCTTTCTCAGCCAGGGGATGCTGACCGCGCCGCGCGTCTACTTCGCGATGGCCGATGATGGCTTGTTCTTCAAGCGCGTCGCCTGGCTCGACCCGCGAACCCGCGTGCCGGTCGTCGCCATCGCTTTGCAAGGCGCGCTGGCCATCGTCATCATCCTGGCTCTAGCGGGAATCTACGCGAAGATTCTCAACTATGTGATGTCCGTAGACACGATTTTCTTCGCGTTATCGGCGGCCTGCCTGTTTGTCTTTCGCCGCCGCGACGGGCGGGCCAGCTTCCGCGTGCCCTGGCACCCGCTGACGACGCTGGTCTTCATCATCGCCGAATGCTTTGTTGCCGTAAGCGTCGTGGTCAACTATCCGCTCGATAGCGTGAAAGGCTGGGCGATCTTGCTCGCGGGCATTCCGATCTATTTCCTCTGGCGCGGAAAACGTGATGAGCAACACTGA
- a CDS encoding serine/threonine-protein kinase: MSLANLVGHVLDGKYSIERQLGKGGMGAVYLATHLGTDRPVAIKVIMPQFTRNEEFVERFRREAKAAGRMRHPNIVDVTDFGFAAVDREQVAYLVMEYLDGCTLADILIEENQLPVAWVVDILEQTCSAADEAHQAGIIHRDLKPENIWLEPNRRGGYTVKVLDFGLAKQGDPMALAGAAANPSLSDESANQPTIAASARDTNIIGQGAPTFLPDQALTQAITPDTAATQTLPLNEEAKTHIAPESDQMMAPPAANATAEAVTMIQSPASGEVRRFTSPTVDEEGGTLIMVELPNNATSLDDNSATQLLPPGDHTSASGELARPVAARTTANGAQPTAEEIAAATGSAGGITRVGAILGTPLYMSPEQTRGEALDPRSDIYSLGVIAYQMLAGSPPFTGEINDVLRGHMEAEPPPLRERRKKVSKRTEQVIMSALAKSPAERPATAMSFANALRASDEGPGKLFRRALALYSEHFPVFFRLSLVAYMPVLLLTCLFVILDLLLKAGWLPRLAGGIIAGVLGIVMFITELVSTAVVTGISIWFVVQLAVAPLRPLKLRHALRALKSRIKRLTTTSFRVIIGTILRMCLFIIPGVLYFINSSLVSPVVVMENLRGRAAVRRSKELVKRARPTVIAIVLINLLLPVLLGLLFTTAFGIQKRHMGEGAKLSVRVGELIPTIIKIFILPLLSMLTALLYLKVRQLGGERFNQMLDQFEAEEAPRTRWQQRMRERLTSSGATRSA; the protein is encoded by the coding sequence ATGTCACTAGCGAATCTCGTCGGCCATGTGCTCGATGGCAAGTACAGCATCGAACGGCAGCTCGGCAAGGGCGGCATGGGCGCGGTCTATCTGGCGACACACCTCGGCACCGACCGGCCTGTGGCCATCAAGGTCATCATGCCGCAGTTCACGCGCAATGAAGAGTTTGTCGAGCGCTTCCGCCGCGAAGCCAAAGCCGCCGGGCGCATGCGCCATCCGAACATCGTCGACGTCACCGACTTCGGGTTCGCCGCCGTTGACCGCGAACAGGTCGCCTATCTGGTGATGGAATACCTCGACGGCTGCACGCTCGCCGACATCCTCATCGAAGAGAACCAACTGCCGGTCGCCTGGGTGGTCGACATCCTCGAACAGACTTGCTCGGCGGCTGACGAAGCGCATCAGGCGGGCATCATCCACCGTGACCTGAAACCCGAAAACATCTGGCTGGAGCCGAACCGGCGCGGCGGCTACACCGTCAAGGTGCTCGATTTCGGTCTGGCCAAGCAGGGCGACCCGATGGCCCTTGCCGGCGCGGCGGCGAATCCTTCACTGAGCGACGAGTCGGCGAACCAGCCCACCATTGCCGCCTCGGCGCGCGACACGAACATCATCGGACAGGGCGCGCCAACCTTCCTGCCCGATCAGGCGCTAACGCAAGCCATCACGCCGGACACCGCCGCAACCCAAACGCTGCCCTTGAATGAAGAGGCGAAGACGCACATCGCGCCCGAAAGCGACCAGATGATGGCGCCGCCGGCGGCGAATGCGACCGCCGAGGCCGTCACGATGATTCAATCGCCGGCAAGTGGTGAAGTGCGGCGCTTCACGTCGCCAACCGTAGACGAAGAGGGCGGCACGCTCATCATGGTTGAGCTACCGAACAACGCCACATCGCTCGACGACAACAGCGCCACTCAATTGCTGCCACCCGGCGACCACACGAGCGCCAGCGGCGAGTTGGCACGACCTGTGGCGGCAAGGACCACGGCAAACGGCGCGCAGCCAACGGCTGAAGAGATTGCCGCCGCGACCGGCTCGGCGGGCGGCATCACGCGCGTCGGCGCGATCCTCGGCACGCCGCTTTATATGTCGCCGGAACAGACTCGCGGCGAAGCCCTCGACCCGCGCTCGGACATCTACAGCCTCGGCGTCATCGCCTATCAAATGCTCGCCGGCAGTCCGCCCTTTACCGGCGAAATCAACGACGTGCTCAGGGGTCACATGGAAGCCGAGCCGCCGCCGCTGCGCGAGCGCCGCAAGAAGGTCTCCAAGCGCACGGAGCAAGTCATCATGAGCGCGCTGGCCAAGTCACCTGCCGAGCGCCCGGCGACAGCGATGAGTTTCGCCAATGCCCTGCGCGCCAGCGACGAAGGGCCGGGCAAATTGTTCCGGCGCGCTCTGGCCCTCTACAGCGAGCACTTCCCGGTCTTCTTCCGCCTGTCGCTGGTCGCCTACATGCCGGTGCTGCTGCTGACGTGCCTGTTTGTGATCCTCGACTTGCTCCTCAAGGCAGGCTGGCTGCCGAGACTGGCCGGCGGCATCATCGCCGGCGTTCTCGGCATCGTGATGTTCATTACTGAGCTCGTCTCGACGGCGGTGGTTACCGGCATCAGCATCTGGTTCGTCGTGCAGTTGGCGGTCGCGCCGCTCAGGCCCTTGAAGCTGCGGCACGCGCTGCGCGCTTTAAAGTCGCGGATCAAGCGTCTGACGACGACGAGCTTTCGCGTCATCATCGGCACCATTCTACGCATGTGCCTGTTCATCATTCCCGGTGTGCTTTACTTCATCAACTCATCGCTGGTCAGCCCTGTGGTGGTGATGGAGAATCTGCGAGGCCGGGCCGCGGTGCGCCGCTCGAAGGAATTGGTCAAACGCGCCCGACCGACAGTGATCGCCATCGTCCTCATTAACCTCCTATTGCCGGTGCTGCTCGGCCTCCTGTTTACCACCGCTTTCGGCATTCAGAAGCGCCATATGGGCGAAGGGGCCAAGCTCAGCGTGCGAGTGGGCGAGCTGATCCCGACGATCATTAAAATCTTCATCCTGCCGCTGCTCTCGATGTTGACGGCGCTGCTCTACCTGAAAGTGCGCCAGCTCGGCGGCGAACGCTTCAACCAGATGCTCGATCAATTCGAGGCCGAAGAAGCGCCGCGCACCCGTTGGCAACAACGCATGCGCGAGCGGCTGACCTCGTCGGGCGCGACGCGCTCGGCTTAA
- a CDS encoding DUF5666 domain-containing protein, with the protein MQKGIYRILTRGTLACVCLFNLVIGAAVLAQHHEGRGGDPANRAGGKITAISGASITVQGRNDQTNVINVTANTTYERNGQAAQLADFKVGDFAFAHGARNTDGQFVADRVMGGDQPPRGRGQGEGRFNGVGGQLQSVDAAAHTLTVTTRDGAAQTIYTTTSTEFNRNRQAATLADFKAGDFVMARGARNSDGQFVAERVMGGDQPPQHRQRQ; encoded by the coding sequence ATGCAGAAGGGAATTTACCGAATACTTACCAGAGGGACGCTTGCTTGTGTTTGCCTCTTTAATCTCGTCATTGGCGCCGCTGTGCTGGCGCAGCATCACGAGGGGCGCGGCGGCGACCCGGCGAACCGCGCCGGCGGCAAGATCACGGCCATCAGCGGCGCTTCAATCACCGTGCAGGGCCGCAACGATCAGACCAACGTCATCAATGTCACGGCTAATACGACCTACGAACGCAACGGCCAGGCGGCGCAGCTTGCGGATTTCAAAGTCGGTGATTTCGCGTTCGCTCACGGAGCGCGCAACACCGATGGCCAGTTCGTTGCCGACCGCGTAATGGGTGGCGACCAGCCGCCGCGCGGCAGGGGGCAAGGCGAAGGCCGTTTTAACGGCGTCGGCGGGCAGTTGCAGTCGGTTGACGCGGCGGCGCACACGCTGACCGTGACGACCCGCGACGGCGCGGCGCAGACCATCTATACGACTACCAGCACCGAATTCAACCGCAATCGCCAGGCTGCGACACTGGCCGATTTCAAAGCCGGTGACTTCGTGATGGCGCGCGGCGCTCGCAACAGCGACGGCCAGTTCGTTGCCGAGCGCGTGATGGGTGGCGACCAGCCGCCGCAGCACCGCCAGCGACAGTAA
- a CDS encoding sigma-70 family RNA polymerase sigma factor, with the protein MKEALATTNDETLLRLMIAGDAEAFAALYDRRQAGVYRFALRMSGSPAVAEDVTQDVFMALMRDGSLFDSTRGSVAAYLYGMARNRVLKRLARDRAFVSLTDEADDEIASDARLIAREDPLAELSRSETIVAVRQAILALPPHYREVVVLCNMQEMNYEQAAAIIGCPVGTVRSRLHRARAMLISKLRAMGEAEEGERLPTARCAL; encoded by the coding sequence ATGAAAGAGGCGCTGGCAACGACCAACGACGAAACGCTGCTGCGGCTGATGATCGCCGGCGATGCCGAAGCGTTTGCCGCGCTCTACGACCGGCGGCAAGCGGGCGTCTATCGCTTCGCGCTGCGCATGAGCGGTTCGCCCGCGGTTGCCGAAGACGTGACTCAGGATGTCTTCATGGCCTTGATGCGCGATGGCAGCCTGTTTGATTCGACGCGCGGCTCGGTTGCCGCCTACCTCTACGGTATGGCGCGCAATCGTGTGCTGAAGCGGCTTGCGCGCGACCGCGCTTTCGTATCATTGACCGACGAAGCGGATGACGAGATAGCCTCAGATGCGCGCTTGATTGCCCGCGAAGACCCGCTCGCGGAGCTATCGCGCAGCGAAACGATTGTGGCGGTGCGGCAGGCCATCCTGGCGCTGCCGCCGCATTACCGCGAAGTCGTCGTGCTATGCAATATGCAAGAGATGAATTACGAGCAGGCCGCCGCCATCATCGGTTGCCCGGTCGGCACGGTGCGCTCGCGGTTGCACCGGGCGCGGGCCATGTTGATCAGCAAGCTGCGGGCGATGGGCGAGGCGGAAGAGGGTGAGCGATTGCCGACAGCGAGGTGTGCCTTATGA
- a CDS encoding serine hydrolase domain-containing protein, which translates to MRRPYGLLYSLTFVLVLTLANLTATAQTPLSAELREKIDKLAAEALAKGGVPSASIAVVKNGRIVYVKAYGDARTEPRTAATPEMRYSIGSISKQFTAAAILLLQEQGKLSLDDRVARFIPDLTRANEVTIRQLLSHTSGYQDYWPQDYVMPFMLKPVTAQQILDRWARKPLDFDPGTKWQYSNTNYVIAGVIVEKAAGKPLLEFLREKVFAPLGMRSVTDIDQEKLTESDPTGYMRYALAPLRPAPKEGRGWLFAAGELAMTAQDLARWDISIIDRKVMQPASYHELETEVRLKNGLGTQYGLGVGVARVEGHRAISHNGEVSGFTAENLVFPDERVAVAVLTNQDAAGAAGVIVHGIAPLLLASDDPATPKKQEQARKIFEGLQQGKIDRSLFTEDANFYFSEQALKDFASSLGPLGPPQEFKQTRQGLRGGMTLRVYTVAFAQKTLRAWTYEMPDGKLEQYQVAEDQ; encoded by the coding sequence ATGCGCCGACCTTATGGCTTGCTTTACAGCCTTACCTTCGTCTTGGTCCTGACACTGGCGAATCTTACCGCGACCGCGCAGACGCCGCTCTCCGCCGAGTTGCGCGAGAAGATAGATAAGCTCGCCGCCGAAGCGCTGGCTAAAGGCGGCGTGCCGAGCGCGTCCATTGCGGTGGTCAAGAATGGCCGGATCGTTTACGTCAAAGCCTACGGCGATGCGCGCACCGAGCCGCGCACGGCGGCCACACCGGAGATGCGCTACAGCATCGGCTCGATCAGCAAGCAGTTCACGGCGGCGGCCATCCTGCTCTTGCAGGAGCAGGGCAAGCTGTCGCTCGACGACCGTGTTGCACGGTTTATCCCCGACCTGACGCGCGCCAACGAAGTCACCATCCGCCAGTTGCTCTCGCACACCTCCGGCTATCAGGACTACTGGCCGCAGGATTATGTGATGCCCTTTATGCTGAAGCCGGTGACGGCGCAGCAGATTCTCGACCGCTGGGCGCGCAAGCCGCTCGACTTCGATCCCGGCACGAAATGGCAGTACAGTAACACCAACTACGTCATCGCCGGGGTGATTGTCGAAAAGGCCGCCGGTAAGCCGCTGCTCGAATTCCTGCGCGAAAAAGTCTTTGCGCCGCTCGGCATGCGAAGCGTCACGGACATCGATCAAGAAAAACTTACAGAGAGCGATCCGACCGGCTACATGCGTTATGCCCTCGCGCCGCTGCGCCCGGCGCCAAAGGAAGGGCGCGGCTGGCTGTTCGCGGCAGGCGAGCTGGCGATGACGGCTCAGGACTTGGCGCGCTGGGACATCTCGATCATTGATCGAAAGGTGATGCAGCCCGCTTCTTACCACGAGCTTGAGACCGAAGTTCGGCTCAAGAACGGCCTGGGCACGCAGTACGGACTTGGCGTCGGCGTCGCCAGAGTGGAGGGGCACCGCGCCATCTCACACAATGGCGAGGTCTCAGGCTTCACCGCCGAAAATCTCGTCTTCCCCGACGAGCGCGTCGCGGTCGCCGTGCTAACTAACCAGGACGCCGCCGGCGCTGCCGGCGTGATTGTGCACGGCATCGCGCCGCTCTTGCTAGCTTCGGACGATCCCGCGACCCCGAAGAAGCAGGAGCAGGCGCGCAAGATTTTCGAGGGGTTACAGCAAGGCAAGATAGACCGCTCGCTCTTCACCGAAGACGCCAACTTCTACTTCAGCGAGCAGGCGCTGAAAGACTTCGCCAGTAGCCTGGGGCCACTGGGACCGCCGCAAGAGTTCAAGCAAACCCGCCAGGGACTGCGCGGCGGCATGACGCTGCGCGTCTACACCGTAGCCTTCGCGCAGAAGACACTGCGCGCCTGGACCTATGAAATGCCGGACGGGAAGCTGGAGCAGTATCAAGTGGCCGAGGATCAGTAA